One Coffea arabica cultivar ET-39 chromosome 5e, Coffea Arabica ET-39 HiFi, whole genome shotgun sequence DNA segment encodes these proteins:
- the LOC113688913 gene encoding uncharacterized protein, with amino-acid sequence MEVENQHLLQSLLPSTATPTNAATEDICLPIQFTSNSAKVYLSSSSGIISRLVFIISVGIVSIWANHEASKGFSISIINEARETSPGKRFDLFYASNDEASRLLLTTSKFVEDFLYPNGSFPKKKVNHVVLRLSSRNLSSSIVVDSGQEHDRGHQFVLHISPSVLEEINFSHAMFLAVQQGMARIWLWDGQGNAPSTLINGIVEYLSNIAVSSGGLLGFGSLDLESMEKDSNCWKSKNPKAVAQFLNYCELEKPGFIGRLNQALGNGWHDRTVDDALGMSAQHLRKVHHNSSPKYLSHI; translated from the coding sequence ATGGAGGTAGAGAATCAACATCTCCTCCAATCCCTCCTACCCTCCACCGCCACCCCCACTAACGCCGCAACCGAAGACATCTGCTTACCGATTCAATTCACTAGTAACTCGGCCAAAGTTTACTTGTCAAGTTCATCAGGGATCATTTCCAGGCTAGTTTTCATCATCTCCGTTGGAATAGTCTCCATATGGGCAAACCATGAAGCCTCCAAGGGATTTTCAATATCCATTATCAACGAAGCTCGCGAAACATCCCCGGGAAAGCGTTTCGATCTTTTTTATGCGTCAAATGATGAAGCTTCACGTTTACTTCTCACCACAAGCAAGTTTGTTGAAGATTTTCTTTACCCTAATGGTAGTTTCCCTAAGAAGAAAGTCAACCATGTCGTCCTCCGACTCTCCAGCCGGAATTTATCGAGCTCCATCGTTGTTGACTCCGGCCAAGAACATGATCGCGGCCATCAGTTTGTTCTTCATATTAGTCCTTCAGTCTTGGAGGAGATAAATTTTAGCCATGCCATGTTTTTAGCAGTACAACAAGGCATGGCACGTATATGGCTATGGGATGGTCAAGGCAATGCCCCGTCAACTCTTATCAACGGCATTGTTGAGTACCTAAGCAATATAGCTGTTTCTTCCGGTGGGCTATTAGGTTTTGGGAGCTTGGATTTGGAATCAATGGAGAAAGACAGCAATTGCTGGAAGAGCAAGAATCCTAAGGCCGTGGCACAATTCTTGAATTACTGTGAGTTGGAAAAACCGGGTTTCATCGGACGGTTGAATCAAGCTCTAGGAAATGGATGGCATGATCGAACGGTGGATGATGCATTAGGCATGTCTGCCCAACACCTACGTAAAGTTCATCATAATTCTTCACCGAAGTACCTATCCCACATTTAA
- the LOC113689732 gene encoding uncharacterized protein isoform X1 translates to MTIITIITTSTHIIQLKFQTIPSLAFFSSPPSTSSLLFAPFPFPSCSLNSPPTPCLKSSPFLSSTSGHLTYFSTFFYVYILKLSSQQNLIAVRIAEESIEPQGGGEEVRNFKRMGTRIVSCHIFIQLMTYLLLCSASVAREKEAEVQNKIPHHKVGKLQAFLSISTTEKDITTPITTLPTTNPLNPTATNPTLNPTVSNPDSASTTTNPANPLMTTSPLSSSASWCIASQSASQTALQVALDYACGYGGADCQAIQAGGNCYYPNTVHDHASYAFNSYYQKNPIPNSCNFGGTAVPTSTDPSYGTCQFQSTSTSSSILNTTNSMGSRVYGAGPITPTSSGATLACCMIHLHILTFLLTFAIHHSQMKSVKKL, encoded by the exons ATGACCATCATTACTATCATCACTACTTCAACCCACATTATACAACTTAAATTCCAAACAATTCCCTCTTTAGCTTTCTTCTCTTCCCCTCCTTCCACCTCCTCCCTCCTTTTTGCACCCTTTCCTTTTCCCTCTTGCTCCCTCAATTCCCCTCCCACCCCATGTCTCAAGtcttctccttttctctcttccACATCAGGACACCTCACTTACTTCTCAACATTTTTCTATGTATATATCTTGAAG CTAAGCTCGCAACAGAACCTGATAGCAGTGCGAATTGCAGAAGAAAGTATAGAGCCacaaggaggaggagaagaggTTAGAAACTTTAAAAGGATGGGTACAAGGATTGTTAGTTGTCATATTTTCATCCAACTCATGACTTATCTTTTGCTCTGTTCAG CATCAGTTGCCAGAGAGAAAGAAGCAGAAGTGCAGAACAAAATCCCACACCATAAAGTAGGAAAATTGCAAGCTTTTCTGTCAATCTCCACAACAGAGAAGGATATTACAACCCCTATAACGACACTTCCAACAACAAATCCTCTGAACCCCACTGCAACAAATCCAACTTTAAATCCAACAGTTTCAAATCCTGATTCAGCTTCAACAACAACCAATCCAGCCAATCCATTGATGACAACGTCTCCTCTATCTTCAAGTGCAAGCTGGTGTATTGCAAGCCAATCTGCGTCACAAACTGCATTGCAGGTTGCATTGGATTATGCCTGTGGATACGGAGGAGCCGATTGTCAAGCTATTCAAGCCGGTGGCAATTGCTACTATCCAAATACAGTTCATGATCACGCTTCTTATGCTTTCAATAGCTACTATCAGAAGAATCCAATTCCAAATAGCTGCAATTTTGGTGGCACTGCTGTTCCTACTAGCACTGATCCAA GTTATGGGACCTGTCAATTTCAATCCACTAG CACGAGCTCGTCCATATTGAATACTACAAATTCAATGGGATCAAGAGTATATGGAGCTGGTCCTATCACCCCAACCAGCTCAGGAGCTACTTTGGCATGTTGCATGATACATCTACACATCTTAACTTTTTTACTAACATTTGCTATCCATCATTCACAGATGAAAAGTGTTAAGAAGTTATAA
- the LOC113689732 gene encoding uncharacterized protein isoform X2, which produces MSQVFSFSLFHIRTPHLLLNIFLCIYLEAKLATEPDSSANCRRKYRATRRRRRASVAREKEAEVQNKIPHHKVGKLQAFLSISTTEKDITTPITTLPTTNPLNPTATNPTLNPTVSNPDSASTTTNPANPLMTTSPLSSSASWCIASQSASQTALQVALDYACGYGGADCQAIQAGGNCYYPNTVHDHASYAFNSYYQKNPIPNSCNFGGTAVPTSTDPSYGTCQFQSTSTSSSILNTTNSMGSRVYGAGPITPTSSGATLACCMIHLHILTFLLTFAIHHSQMKSVKKL; this is translated from the exons ATGTCTCAAGtcttctccttttctctcttccACATCAGGACACCTCACTTACTTCTCAACATTTTTCTATGTATATATCTTGAAG CTAAGCTCGCAACAGAACCTGATAGCAGTGCGAATTGCAGAAGAAAGTATAGAGCCacaaggaggaggagaagag CATCAGTTGCCAGAGAGAAAGAAGCAGAAGTGCAGAACAAAATCCCACACCATAAAGTAGGAAAATTGCAAGCTTTTCTGTCAATCTCCACAACAGAGAAGGATATTACAACCCCTATAACGACACTTCCAACAACAAATCCTCTGAACCCCACTGCAACAAATCCAACTTTAAATCCAACAGTTTCAAATCCTGATTCAGCTTCAACAACAACCAATCCAGCCAATCCATTGATGACAACGTCTCCTCTATCTTCAAGTGCAAGCTGGTGTATTGCAAGCCAATCTGCGTCACAAACTGCATTGCAGGTTGCATTGGATTATGCCTGTGGATACGGAGGAGCCGATTGTCAAGCTATTCAAGCCGGTGGCAATTGCTACTATCCAAATACAGTTCATGATCACGCTTCTTATGCTTTCAATAGCTACTATCAGAAGAATCCAATTCCAAATAGCTGCAATTTTGGTGGCACTGCTGTTCCTACTAGCACTGATCCAA GTTATGGGACCTGTCAATTTCAATCCACTAG CACGAGCTCGTCCATATTGAATACTACAAATTCAATGGGATCAAGAGTATATGGAGCTGGTCCTATCACCCCAACCAGCTCAGGAGCTACTTTGGCATGTTGCATGATACATCTACACATCTTAACTTTTTTACTAACATTTGCTATCCATCATTCACAGATGAAAAGTGTTAAGAAGTTATAA
- the LOC113689732 gene encoding uncharacterized protein isoform X3, which produces MGTRIVSCHIFIQLMTYLLLCSASVAREKEAEVQNKIPHHKVGKLQAFLSISTTEKDITTPITTLPTTNPLNPTATNPTLNPTVSNPDSASTTTNPANPLMTTSPLSSSASWCIASQSASQTALQVALDYACGYGGADCQAIQAGGNCYYPNTVHDHASYAFNSYYQKNPIPNSCNFGGTAVPTSTDPSYGTCQFQSTSTSSSILNTTNSMGSRVYGAGPITPTSSGATLACCMIHLHILTFLLTFAIHHSQMKSVKKL; this is translated from the exons ATGGGTACAAGGATTGTTAGTTGTCATATTTTCATCCAACTCATGACTTATCTTTTGCTCTGTTCAG CATCAGTTGCCAGAGAGAAAGAAGCAGAAGTGCAGAACAAAATCCCACACCATAAAGTAGGAAAATTGCAAGCTTTTCTGTCAATCTCCACAACAGAGAAGGATATTACAACCCCTATAACGACACTTCCAACAACAAATCCTCTGAACCCCACTGCAACAAATCCAACTTTAAATCCAACAGTTTCAAATCCTGATTCAGCTTCAACAACAACCAATCCAGCCAATCCATTGATGACAACGTCTCCTCTATCTTCAAGTGCAAGCTGGTGTATTGCAAGCCAATCTGCGTCACAAACTGCATTGCAGGTTGCATTGGATTATGCCTGTGGATACGGAGGAGCCGATTGTCAAGCTATTCAAGCCGGTGGCAATTGCTACTATCCAAATACAGTTCATGATCACGCTTCTTATGCTTTCAATAGCTACTATCAGAAGAATCCAATTCCAAATAGCTGCAATTTTGGTGGCACTGCTGTTCCTACTAGCACTGATCCAA GTTATGGGACCTGTCAATTTCAATCCACTAG CACGAGCTCGTCCATATTGAATACTACAAATTCAATGGGATCAAGAGTATATGGAGCTGGTCCTATCACCCCAACCAGCTCAGGAGCTACTTTGGCATGTTGCATGATACATCTACACATCTTAACTTTTTTACTAACATTTGCTATCCATCATTCACAGATGAAAAGTGTTAAGAAGTTATAA